The genomic segment TTTTTCACAACACCTGTTTTACGCGACGGCTAACTCGTCTGATTTTTCCTGATTCTTAATAATCGCGGCTCCGATTTTTCTTGTTACGGCTCTTAATTTAATTTCGCCGGTAACTGTGTCATCTGCTGAAACGACGGGCATATATTCAATGTCATACTTCTTCATATATTCCAGCGCATCGGCAAGCGGGGTGTCTGCTGTAGTTTTGTCGAGGATGGGCTGGGCGATATCACATGCCAAAAGCCAGTTCGCGACGTTCTGATGCGCGAAGGTTTCACGAATTGCTGGGATGGTTATCAGGCCTTTGATTTTTTGGTTTCTATCCACGACCGGATAATAAAGGCTGTCTGTTCTGGTAAATGTATTTAGAATCTGGTCGAGCGGCGTATCTTCGCGAATTGTTACAGGGTTGTCTGCCATAACATCTCTGACTTTGTATCTGATAATCAAATCCTCTTCGGTTACGTTCATTCCGATTTCGCCTGCGAGCTTGATGCCGAGCTTGACGCAGGGCGGGCCGATGAGCTGGACTATCAGCGTGGTAGCGGTAACGCCGAAGATAATGACTTCCGCCAGCGAAATATCCGGCGTAACCATAATGTTCGTCAAACGCGTACTTGCCATGATTGAAAGGCCGATAGCAACGCCGCCCTGTGCGAAAAGGCCCAGGCCGAGATAGCGTTTAACAACGTTTTCGCCATGTGTAACGGCTGCGCCGATGTATGCACCGGCCATTTTGCCGAGGCTTCTGCCGACAACGTATATAACGATAATCAGCCACAGCCAGGCGGGCATTTTTGAAATGCCGAGTCTCGCACCGACCAGTACGAAGAACAGTACGTAAATCGGAATTGAAAAACTCCGCATCGTGGCGAATATTTTTTCGCTTTTGCGTGGTTCGACGTTTGTGAGTACAAAGCCCAGTGCCATCGCGGCGAGGATAATATCCATCTCTAAATAAACTGACACGGCAATCATAAGAAATATCAGTCCGACGATAAACGCGAGATTTCTTTCGGCCTGAATCTTTAGCCATTTGAGCAGAGCTATCATAATCATCGCGCAAACGGCGCCGAGGACGAGCGAACCGATGAGGTCGATTGCAACGGCAATCATCTGGCGCGAGATTGAGCCGCCGTGGTTTGTAACCATCTGTGCTACGCTTGTGCCCAGTCCGTAAAGACCCATCGCAAGCGCATCGTCGAGCGCAACGATTGCGATTAGTGAAGTTGTCAGGACGCCCCTTGAGCGGTATTCCCACAGCACGTCGATGGTTGACGCGGGGTCTGTTGCCGAGGCGATAGCGCCATAGACGACTGCGCCTGCCAGTGCGGTCGAAAAGCTGTGGAAAAGCAGGTATAGGCAAATGAATATTCCGCTGCCGACGACGAAAAATGCGCCGAGGCCTTCGCCGAATAAAATCGCCATGAATTGCTTGGCGTATTTGCGGAATATGTCGATTTTGAGTTCGCCGCCGACGAGGAAACCAATGATTCCCAACGCGAAGAGATTGAACGGCTCAAGCATTTTGATGTCGGCTGTTGTGATGAGCTTGAAGCCGCTTTCGCCGATAATCAGGCCGATAATGATGTAGCCCATTACCTGCGGAAACTTAATCCTTTGGAAAAACCACGCTCCCAAAAGACCGCAAAAAATGCCAAGGCCTAAAATGAATAAAACGCTATGGCTGATATGGTACATTCTAAAACTTTCTAAATGTGTGAATCTATGTACCATCCGCGGGTTTTGCAAGGTAAAATTTAATTAAAACTGGGCAATATTAGTCCGGTAATTGGCTGCGGTGTCGCGGTTATAAACTGGTTTTTATTCTGCGTACTCGTCGCCGAGATAAATTTCCATTCCGCATTTTCCGCAGAGAAATTTGACTTTGTATTCTCTGCCGTCTTCATCCTGCAGAATCAGCGGCTCTGCGTTCGGCTCGCACATATTCAATTCTCTTCGCAGACAATATTTTGTCGTCATTACTTTTTCGCCTATAAGATTCAGGCCCGACTCTGCGCCTTGTTCGATGGCTTCAACGCCGTGACGGGTATAAAAATCGAACGCCATTGCATTTATTGCGTTGCCGTTGAATGACAAATGCTTTTCAAAATACGGAACATCATTTTTTGTAATCTTGATTTCCTGTCGCGGTCTGTTTTTTTTGCGTTCAATAATTAATTTTTCGACAAGCTGTCGTCTTGCTTCGTTCAATTGAGATGCCGGCACGAAATACATATTGGCAGTTTCGATTTGCAGATTATCGCAATTGAAAATAGTGTTCCCCAGTCTTGTAAGCTGATTATGAAAAGCTTCTTTTGCGGCATCGACTTTTAACGCCAGTTTCTTTTCGCCGGGAATATCCACTTTCTCACAATTCCCATCTTCATCGATACCGCATATAACCAAGCTATTGTCGGTTTCCTGTACTTTTATTGAAAGTCCGATTTTCCGCTCGGCGGGCTGATTGGTGAGTTTTTGCGAGAATTGATGGTCATTATTACGATAAACTTTTAGACCGACGCTGATTTCATTCATTTTTTGAGCGTAAACTTTTTGGCCTTCAACAATATTTATCGTTGTGCCGGACAAATTATTCTGCCAGTCGAAGAAGCATACACCGTCGCCGCTGTGCAAATCTAATTTTGTATCGATAATGAAAAATGTCTTTTCTACTTTTTTAACAGTGCCGACAAATTCGCCGACGGTTTTGGGCGTATTGATTGAACCGATTTTTGCCTGTTTGTCTGCGAAATTAAAATCAGTGAAGCCGCGATTGAAAGTTTTTTCCGGATTCGGCTCGAAATTAAAATGAATTTTGCCGGAAGAATTTTTTTGAAGATTTCTTTTTTCAAGAATCGAATCCAGCAGTTTACGGTAGTAGCTGACGGTATTGACGACATACGTAACATCTTTCAATCGGCCTTCGATTTTGAATGTGCTTATGCCGGCGTCAATCAATTCTTCCAAATGTCCGGAAAGGTTCAAATCTTTAATCGAAAGAAGATACCTGTCTTTTGTCAGTATATTGCCTTGTTCGTCTTTCAGCGTATAAAGCCTTCGGCAGGGCTGTGCGCATTGTCCGCGGTTTCCGCTTCTGCCGCCAAGTGCGCAGCTCAAATAGCATTGGCCGCTTTTGCTGACGCACAACGCACCGTGAACAAAACATTCCAAGTCGATGGAGACGTTGTCGCGAATATGTTTGATTTCCTCAATCGAAAGTTCGCGAGCGAGGATTGCTCTTGAAAATCCGACATCCTGCAGGAATTTAACTTTTTCCAGACTGCTGTTATCCATCTGTGTGCTGGCGATTAACGGAATCGGCGGCAGGTCTAACTCGAGCAGTCCCATATCCTGAATAATCAGGCCGTCAATTCCCATCGCGTATAATTGCTGAATCATTTTTTCGGCGATGGTAATTTCCCCATCGTACATCAGAATATTAAGCGCGATGTAAACCTTCGCGTAATATTGATGAGCGAAATCGAGGACTTTTTTAATATCTTCAGGTGAATTTGCCGCAGCCTGACGAGCGCCGAATCTCTCGGCTCCCATATAGACCGCGTCCGCGCCGCAGGTGATGGCGGCTATGGCGGTTTCGGCGTCTTTGGCTGGTGCTAATAATTCGATTTTTCTGTTCATTTGGAAGGATTATAGCGATTCTTTGTATATCGCAAAGAATATTTTGAAAAATGCGGGATTTTGTGTAGAATAGAGGTTTAGAGTCTTTTTATGATTAAAATCAATACGCCACTGACTGATGATATAGTTCGCACGCTCAAAGCCGGCGATGAAGTCGCGATAAGCGGTATGATTTACACTGCGCGCGATGCCGCTCATAAGCGTTTGTGCGAATTGATTGCGCAGGGCAAAGAATTGCCTGTTTCGCTTGCCGGTCAGGTGATATATTTTGTCGGCCCGACACCTGCACGGCCGGGCAAAGTTATCGGCTCGGCGGGTCCGACGACATCGGCAAGAATGGATAAATTTTCGCCGATGCTTCTCGATGCCGGTCTGAAGGGAATGATTGGCAAAGGCTATCGCGGCGAAGCGGTCAGAGAATCGCTCAAGAAAAATTGCGCGGTACATTTTGCAGCATTGGGCGGAGCAGGCGCACTTTTGAGTCAATATATAATTTCCGCCGAGGTTGTGGCGTATGAAGATTTGGGAACTGAAGCAATTAGAAAATTGGAACTGAAAGATTTTCCCGCGATTGTCGCGTATGATTCTTTCGGCAATACAGTATTTAAAAAAGCAAAATAATTTAATAAAGGTAAATAATGAAAACAGCATTTCTTGGTATAACCGGTTCAGGCAAAAGTACATTAATGGCGGCGGTCAGCGGCAGGAAGATGGCACAGGCCGGCGTGTCACAGATTGAAGAAGCCGTTGCCAAAGTGCCGGATGAAAGGCTCGACTGGCTGCGTGATTTGTATAAACCGAAAAAAAATGTCCCGGCGACAATTGATTGTCTTGATGTTCCGGGTCTTTCGTTTGCCGATGACCACACTCGCGCATCTGCACGAAAACTGCTCACAAATGCCCGCACAACGGATTTGCTTGTGCTTGTGATACGCGCGTTCGATAATGCGGGAATGAAGCCGGAGCCAATGAAAGAGCTTTCAACTTTGATGACGGAAATTCTGCTGGCAGACCTTGAGCTTGTCGAAACGAGAATCATAAATCTTGAAAAGCAGGTAAATAAGCCGTCGAAAGACCAGGCCAAACAAAAAACGGAACTTGCGTTTCAGTTGAGACTCCGCGAAGCGATTGAAAATGAAAAGCCGTTGAAGGCCGCAATTCAAAGCGCAGAAGAAGTTGAACTCGTCAGGCCGCTTGGTTTCCTGACACTCAAACCAATGGTTGTTGTTTTCAACACGCCGGAGGGTGAACCCTCGCAAAGTTTTGATACCAAAGGCGTACTTGATGCGAGCATACCGACAATCAGCGTTTGTGTGAGTATCGAATATGAAATAAGCCAGCTTGATGATGAAGAGAGTAAAAAAGATTTTATGAAGGATTTAGGCCTGACAGAATCCGCAGCGAAAAAACTTGTGCGAAGCTGTTATTCGGCGCTTGGCCTGATAGACTTTTTCACAGTCGGCGAAGACGAAAATCGTGCATGGTCGATTTTAGCAGGTACAACCGCGCTCGACGCGGCCGGCAAAATCCACAGCGATATCAAACGCGGCTTCATTCGCGCAGAGACAATCAGTTATGCAGACTTGAAACAATACGGCGATGAAAAAGCGGTCAAAGCCGCCGGTAAATTCCGTCTTGAAGGAAAAACTTATATCGTCCAGGACGGCGATATTATGAATTTCAGATTTAACGTATAAAATGAAATTAAAAATCAAAAATTAAATATCAAAATTATGGAACGGCCTTTGGCCGAGGTATTTTAATGAAGGCTCTGGCACTGACAGGTTTGAAAAGATTGGAAATTATCGACTGGCCTGCGCCGAAAATTGTGAACGATACGGATGTTTTACTTAAAATGGCCGTAGTCGGAGTTTGCGGCAGCGATATCCATTATTATGAAGATGGCAAAGTCGGTTCGCAGGTCGTAAAATATCCTTACCTCATCGGCCACGAATGTTCGGCGATAGTTGAGCAGGTTGGCAAAGGCGTGAAAAACGTAAAGCCCGGCGATAGAGTTGTTGTCGAGCCTGCGGTTTCCTGCCACAATTGCGATCAGTGCAAAATGGGCAGAGAAAACACATGCAGAAAAATAAAATTCCTCGGCACACCCGGCCAGGGCGACGGCTGCCTTTGCGAATATATGGTTATGCCCGAAGAAAGCTGCCTTGTTATAAATGACAGACTCACACTTATTCAGGCGGCACTTTGCGAACCTTTCACAATCGGTTTATATGCGGCAAAACAGGGACAAGGAACGCATAGTGAGAAAATCGCGATACTCGGCTCCGGCCCGATTGGCTTGAGTTGTATGACCGCTGCGAAATTTCTCGGCGTGAAAAAAGTTTATATGACAGACAAAATTAATTCCAGACTTGCTGTCGCAAAAGCGCACGGCGCGGATTGGACGGCAAATCCTGATGAGATTGATATTGTCAAAGAGATAACGAAGATTGAGCCGCTCGGAGTTGATGTGGTTTACGAATGCGCAGGTCAGCAGAGTACGATTGACCAGGCTCTTGAAATTTTGCGTCCAGGCGGGAAACTCGTGCTTGTCGGCATTCCGCGTCAAAGCACAATGTCGTTTTGTATTGATTATGCCCGCAGAAAAGAAATTACGATTGTTAATATCCGCCGGCAGAACAGAACAACGCACGAAACGATAGAACTGATTGCGGATAAAAAGGTGAATGTTGATTTTATGGTTACGCACAAATTTCCATTTAAGGATGCTGCACAGGCTTTTGAACTTGTCGCAGGTTATAAAGACGGCGTCATCAAAGCAATGATTGAATTTTAATATGAAAAAAGCAGCAATATTAAGCGTTGGTAACGAATTATTAAACGGCAGTACAGTTGATACAAACAGCAACTGGCTGCAAAAGCAACTACTCACAGTTTCGATTCCTGTCGTTTACACTTGTTCGATTGTCGATGATATTGACGAAATCAAAAACGCGATTGAATATGCATCAACAAAAGCCGACGTGATTTTAATCACCGGCGGCCTTGGCCCCACAGACGACGACCTCACGCGGCAGGCCATTGCAAAATACCTGAACGTCGAGCTTGAATATCATCCTGATATTTACGCGAAGATTGAAAATTTCTTCGTCTCAATCAAACGCCCGATGGTTGAGAAAAATAAAATTCAGGCGTATCTCCCTGCCGGCACAAGCGAAATCGAAAATAACCTCGGCACAGCTCCGGGCATTTTCTATCAGAATAATAAAATCCTAATCGCATCATTCCCCGGCGTGCCGTATGAAATGAAAGAGATGTTTGAAAAAATAGTTCAGCCGAAATTGCAGGAATTAAATCGTGGAAATATTTTAGTCGTAAAGAAAATAAAGTGCATCGGCGTAGGCGAATCTTCGCTTGCCGAAATGATAGGCGATATGATGGAGCGGGACAGAAATCCGCTGATTAACTGTACAGTTGACCACGGAGTTATCACTCTGCATATTATCTCGCAGGCAAAAGATGAAAAAACCGCGCAGGCTTCGGCGAACAAAGATATCGAAAAACTTCGCGGCATTCTCGGCGGATTTATTTACGCTTATGATGATTTGAGTTTGCCCGAAGCTGTTGGCCGAAAGCTTGCTGAAAAGAAAAAAACTCTGGCAATTGCCGAGTCCTGCACCGGCGGCCTGATAGCGAAATTACTTACCGATATTTCCGGCTCAAGCAAATATTTCACTTACGGCTGGGTTACATACAGCAACGAGGCGAAAATTTCACAACTCGGCGTTGATAAAAATCTGATAGACAAATTTGGAGCCGTCAGCAGCGAAGTTGCGGCACAAATGGCGATTGGCGCGAAGAAAAAATCCGGTGCCGATTATGCTATCGCGGTAACAGGAATCGCAGGTCCGGACGGCGGAACAACCGAAAAACCTGTGGGTTTAGTGTATGTTTCTGTCGCAGGGCCGAATGAAACAAAAACCGAGCGTTTCCTTTTTGGCGCAAGAAACAGAGATTTTATCAGACTACGAACTTCACAAGTCGCCCTTAATTTACTTAGATTAAACTTGTGTAATTGACCTGAAAGGCCGATAGTGGTATAATGTCCCGGGAAGGGGCGGAGTTAGATTGTATCATTATATTTAAGGCGTTATGAGTAAAAACCGGAGAAAATTAGGCGAAATTCTCTATAAAAGCGGACTGATAGGCAAAGAAGCCTTAATCAGCGCCATCAAAACGAGCCAGCAGAAACACAAGCGGCTCGGCGAAGAGCTTATAGAGCTGGGACTTACGACCGAAGAAGAAATCTGTAAAGCAATCGCCCATCAGTTTGGTCTCAATTACATCGACCTCGACAGATTCCACGTTTCCAAAGAGGCGATGCAGCTTATTCCTAATGAAGTCGTCCAAAAATTCAGCGTTTTGCCGATAGCCAAAGAAAACGGCAAACTTAAACTTATCATCAGCGACCCGCTCGACCTCGATATGCTCGATACTTTGCGTTTCAGGCTCAACAGCGAGCTGGAATGCAGTATCGCAAGTCCCACAAAGATTCGTGCTTTCATCGAACGAAGCATCGATAACGTTCGCAGCAGTATCGACGCCACGGCAGCGGAACTTGCCGCCGAGGGGCACTCGATTGAAGCGGAAATTCTCAAGGCTGAAGCTGCCGGCGAAGATGACGAAGGCCCGGTTATCAGGCTTGTAAACCTCATTATCGACGAAGCTGTTCGTATGAAGGCAAGTGATATTCACATCGAACCGATGACTGACCGCGTAAGGGTTCGTTATCGTGTTGACGGCGTTTGTTCCGAACGAGATACGATACCAAAGCATATGCAGGCCTCGCTTCTCGCGAGATTCAAGATTTTGTCCGGTATGGACATTTCAGAACGAAGACTGCCGCAGGATGGAAGAATTCAGCGTGAAATCGACGGAAAGAAGATTGACTTCCGTGTTTCGGCGCTGCCAGGCTATCACGGCGAAAGTACCGTGCTTCGTATTTTGTCGCCGGAATCGATTAATATCGGTATTCAGGCGCTCGGTTTGGGCGATGAAGATAATCAGAAATTTTTAAGAATCATCAAAAGGCCGAACGGCATTTTCCTTGTAACAGGCCCAACCGGTAGCGGTAAAAGTACAACGCTTTATTCAGCGTTGAAGGAACTCAACAAGCCTGACAAGAAAATTATTACTGCTGAAGACCCTGTCGAATATAACGTAGCCGGCATTAATCAGTGTCAGGTGAAAGAGGATATTGGACTTACTTTTGCAAAGATTTTGAGAGCTATGCTGCGTCAGGCGCCGAACGTGATTCTCGTCGGTGAAATTCGTGACGGCGAAGTTGCGGATATCGCCATTCAAGCCGCTCTTACAGGCCACTTGGTGTTTAGTACGCTGCACACAAACGACGCGTCGAGTGCGATTACGCGTCTTATCGATATGGGCGTAAAGCCGTTCCTTGTCTCAAGTTCCATTCAGGCTATTATGGCACAGCGTCTTGTTCGAAGGCTTTGCCCGAATTGCAAGATTATCGATGAGCATCCCGACCCGCACTATTTAAGACTGCTCAATATCGGGCCGGAAGATTTGAAAAAACATCAGATTTACAAAGGTGCCGGATGCAACAAGTGCCACGGCATGGGTTATAAAGGCCGACAGGGCATTTTTGAAATACTTGAAATGAACTCCCAATTGCGTGAGCTTGCTTTCGCAAGGGCGCCGGCTTCTGAAATAAGAAAAGCCGCCAAAGCGAGCGGTATGAGTACTCTGCTCGAAGACGGCAGACAAAAGATATTTAAAGGTATAACCACGCCTGAAGAAGTATCGAAACATTCACAGGCTGAAGGTTTGGTTTTGGATTAATTATACCGATTGGTATAATTGCTCGCGTGTCGTAAAGTTTGTACGACTTCGCGGCCCGCTTCGCTTTACCCGCGGAGCATCGTACGATAATTTTTTTAACATGTATTACAGGATTTATAAATGGCTACTGTACATATTGACAGGCTTCTCGAAGCATGTATTAAAATGGGCGGTTCAGACTTGCACATCACAGTCGGAAGACCGCCGGTATTAAGACTCCACGGCAGGCTTCGTTCGCTCGAAACAAAAGTTCTCGAACCTGAAGATACGACAGCACTTATGAAGAGTATCACTCCTGACAAAAACCAGCAGGAGTTCCAGGAAGTAGGAAGTACAGACTTCGGTTTTGCTTTTGGCGATAAAGCCCGTTTCAGAACCGCAGTTTTCCGTCAAAAAGGCAACGTCGCGATGGTTTTGCGTTTGATTCCGTCAGAGCTGATGAGCTTTGATAAAATCGGTTTGCCGAAGATTTGCGCGGCTCTGTGCAGAAGGCCCAGAGGTTTGTTCCTCGTTACCGGCCCGACCGGAAGCGGAAAAACCACAACGCTTGCCAGTATGATTAACTATATCAACGAAACGCTCGACCGGCACATCATTACAGTTGAGCATCCTATCGAATATTATCATCAGCACAAAAAATCGATTATCAATCAGCGTGAAGTCGGCATAGACGTGCCTTCATTTGCCGAATCTTTGAGAAGAGCTTTAAGACAGGACCCTGACGTTATCCTCGTCGGTGAATTGCGAGACCTTGAAACAATGGAAAACGCTATTCGTGCCGCGGAAACCGGACACTTGGTGTTCAGTACAGTTCACACCACCGGCTGCCAGGGTACTATCAACCGTATCGTCAACGTGTTCCCTGTTGACCAGCAGGAACAGATTCGTATTCAGTTGAGCACAAACTTGATTGCGGTTTTGAGTCAGGCGTTGTGTCCATTGAAAGTCGGCAAAGGCCGAGTCGCCGCTTATGAATTTATGGTGGTAACACCGGCTATTTCGAACCTTATTCGCGAAAACAAGACCTTTAGAATCGAGTCTGCGATTCAAACTGGTAAGGGACTTGGTATGCAGCTTCTCGATGACCATCTTTGGGAACTGTACGATTCGGACAAGATAAGTCTTGAAGAGATGGTTGAAAAGGCCAGACAGCCGAGTATGCTTCTCGAAAAAGCCGAGAAGAAACTGGGCGGCAGAACTGCCGAATTTATGAAAGAGCTGGAAGGAATCGGGCCTATTATTGGGGCGAAAGAGTAAATGCCGATTTTGAAAAAAATTTGCGGATGAACAGAATTTTGACCGTGATTTTTGAAAAAACAATGGCATTTCCGCTAAGTGTCAAGTCGGGATCGACAGAAAAGCGATAACTTTCCTCATCTAATTTTTCTGTTTATGAAAGTGTTTGTCAAAAAGATAGTTAGAATATGTCGACTTGTTGCATTTTACCCATATTGCCAGTTTAGTGATATGAAAAAACATAATTACTGGACTTTGTTGTTGTGTTTATTACAATAAACCAGTTGTCGTGTTCATAATTTTCTTGCTATAATAAAGTTACGAACGTATAGTTTAATTGTTAAGAAACAATATTAATTAACCCGTAAGGGTTAGTTGGAGGTCTCAAATGGCCAAAGACATTCCAATAGAACAGTTGCGTGGACGATCGTTAGGTCGCATCCTTGTTAAGATGGGCGTCCTGACAAGGGATAAAATTCATCAGTGCCTGGCCGTTCAAAAGAAAAAGGGCGGCGGTGTTCTCCTTGGTCAGGTTATGCTCGAACTTGCGATGGTCGACCAAAAGCAACTCAACAAAGCACTGGCTGCGCAGCGAGGTATGGAATTTATCGAGATGGGCGGTATGGATATCGATAAATCCGTCATCGAGTTGGTTCCCGCACAAATGGCTAATGCATATCGTGTTATTCCCCTTGAATACAGCAAAACCGACAATAGTATGCTGGTTGCGATTGACAGCCCAGACAATTTCAAGGCCACTGACGATTTAAGTACTCTGATGGGTTACAAGGTAAGGGCGAAAGTCGCCACTCCGACCGACCTTGATGAGATGCTCAAGAAATACTACTCCAAAGAAGATGAAAGCATTAACGACCTGATTGGTCAGCTTGAAGGCGATGATTTTCTTGGCGAGTTCGCCGGCAGAGACCACAGTATCGACCTTGACGAGTTGAAAGAGCTTGCCGAGTCGAACCCGGTTAAAAAACTGCTCAACCTTGTGCTGCTTCAGGCGATTAAGGACAAAGCATCAGACGTTCACTTCGAACCATTCGAAGCTGAATATAAAATGAGATACAGAATTGACGGTGTGCTGTATGAAATGATACCGCCGCCGAAACACATTGCCGTAGCGATTAGTTCGAGAATTAAGGTTATGGCGAACCTCGACATCGCGGAAAGAAGAATGCCGCAGGACGGAAGAATTCCGCTTACGGTTCAGGGTCATCAGGTTGACCTTCGTGTCGCTATTTTGCCGACGATGTTTGGCGAAAGCGTCGTGCTTCGTATTCTTGACCGTTCACAGCTCGATTTGAAGCTTGAGAATCTCGGTCTGTCTCCGCGTGATATGGAAACGATTCGTCTGCTGGTGCAAAAGCCGAACGGCATTTTGATTGTTACCGGCCCGACCGGCAGCGGAAAAACAACAACGCTTTATTCAGCTCTTAAAGAGCTTAATACAATTGACGCTAAACTGATTACTACCGAAGACCCCGTCGAGTATGACATCGACGGCATTATACAGGTTCAAATGAAGCCGGAAATCGGTCTGACGTTCGCGAGCTGTCTGCGTTCAATTTTGCGTCAGGACCCGGACGTGATAATGGTCGGTGAAATTCGTGACCTTGAAACCGCGCAGATTTCCGCGCAGGCATCGCTGACAGGCCACCTTGTATTCACCACGCTTCACACGAACGACGCCCCGAGTGCGATTGCCCGTCTTGTGGACCTTGGTCTTGAGCCGTTTTTGATTACAGCGACTCTCGAAGGCGTTATCGCACAAAGACTCGTCAGAAAAATCTGCGAGAATTGCAAAGAAGCGTACGAGCCGACCGAAGAGCAGCTTATGGAGCTTGATTTGAAGCCGGATATGATTCAGGGCAAGAAATTCTATTACGGCCGCGGCTGCGACCAGTGCAACAACACAGGTTACAGAGGTCGAATGGGACTTTATGAAATAATGATATTTGACGATGATATGCGCCAGCTTGTTATGAATAGCGCCTCGACGAACGTCCTGCGAAACGCCGCGAAGAAAACGGGTATGACTACGCTGCGTGAAAAAGGTCTCAAGGCAATATTCGACGGCATTACAACGATTGAAGAAGTTGTAAAAGAAACAGCAATGGAAGAACTATAACGAGTGAAGATTGAAAAATGAAGAATGAAGATTTAAGGAACGCCTTTGGCGTGATATTTATGAAAATCTTCAATCTACAATCTACAATCTTCAATATTCAATTTAAAGGTGATTTATGCCAGTATTTCAATATGAAGCTTTGGATGCCAATGGCGGCGAAATAAAAGGCCAGATTGAGGCGTTGAGCGGCGATGAAGCGTTGAGCAAGATTCGCAATATGGGCTATTTCCCCACAAAACCACCGAAGGCAAAAGGCGGCGTGCGGGAAAAATTAGCCGCTGCGGCAAAGCCCAAGTCTCGCAGAGGTTCCGGCGGTAAAGTTAAAGTTAAGATGCTTACGCAGTTTGCTCGCCAGCTTTCGACTTTACAGGATGCCGGTCTGCCGATTCTGCGTTCGCTTAGAATTCTCGAAGAGCAGCAAAAGGGCGGAACATTCAGGCGTGTTATCGGTTATGTCGCCGACGATATTGAAAGCGGCTCGACGTTATCCGAAGCGCTTGGCAAATTCCCAAAGGCTTTCAACAGATTATTCGTCAACATGGTGGCTGCCGGCGAAGTCGGCGGTGTGTTGGATGTCATTCTCGCAAGACTTGCCGATTTTATGGAAAAGGCGCAGAAGCTCAAAGCGAAAATCAAAGGCGCGATGGTTTACCCGCTCGTAGTTTTGGGCGCTGCGTTTGCTATCGTTATGGGTTTGATGATTGGCGTTATTCCGAAGTTCAGCCAGGTGCTTAAAGATATGACCGGCGGCGAACTGCCC from the Planctomycetaceae bacterium genome contains:
- a CDS encoding competence/damage-inducible protein A codes for the protein MKKAAILSVGNELLNGSTVDTNSNWLQKQLLTVSIPVVYTCSIVDDIDEIKNAIEYASTKADVILITGGLGPTDDDLTRQAIAKYLNVELEYHPDIYAKIENFFVSIKRPMVEKNKIQAYLPAGTSEIENNLGTAPGIFYQNNKILIASFPGVPYEMKEMFEKIVQPKLQELNRGNILVVKKIKCIGVGESSLAEMIGDMMERDRNPLINCTVDHGVITLHIISQAKDEKTAQASANKDIEKLRGILGGFIYAYDDLSLPEAVGRKLAEKKKTLAIAESCTGGLIAKLLTDISGSSKYFTYGWVTYSNEAKISQLGVDKNLIDKFGAVSSEVAAQMAIGAKKKSGADYAIAVTGIAGPDGGTTEKPVGLVYVSVAGPNETKTERFLFGARNRDFIRLRTSQVALNLLRLNLCN
- a CDS encoding GspE/PulE family protein; the protein is MSKNRRKLGEILYKSGLIGKEALISAIKTSQQKHKRLGEELIELGLTTEEEICKAIAHQFGLNYIDLDRFHVSKEAMQLIPNEVVQKFSVLPIAKENGKLKLIISDPLDLDMLDTLRFRLNSELECSIASPTKIRAFIERSIDNVRSSIDATAAELAAEGHSIEAEILKAEAAGEDDEGPVIRLVNLIIDEAVRMKASDIHIEPMTDRVRVRYRVDGVCSERDTIPKHMQASLLARFKILSGMDISERRLPQDGRIQREIDGKKIDFRVSALPGYHGESTVLRILSPESINIGIQALGLGDEDNQKFLRIIKRPNGIFLVTGPTGSGKSTTLYSALKELNKPDKKIITAEDPVEYNVAGINQCQVKEDIGLTFAKILRAMLRQAPNVILVGEIRDGEVADIAIQAALTGHLVFSTLHTNDASSAITRLIDMGVKPFLVSSSIQAIMAQRLVRRLCPNCKIIDEHPDPHYLRLLNIGPEDLKKHQIYKGAGCNKCHGMGYKGRQGIFEILEMNSQLRELAFARAPASEIRKAAKASGMSTLLEDGRQKIFKGITTPEEVSKHSQAEGLVLD
- a CDS encoding type IV pilus twitching motility protein PilT, with the translated sequence MATVHIDRLLEACIKMGGSDLHITVGRPPVLRLHGRLRSLETKVLEPEDTTALMKSITPDKNQQEFQEVGSTDFGFAFGDKARFRTAVFRQKGNVAMVLRLIPSELMSFDKIGLPKICAALCRRPRGLFLVTGPTGSGKTTTLASMINYINETLDRHIITVEHPIEYYHQHKKSIINQREVGIDVPSFAESLRRALRQDPDVILVGELRDLETMENAIRAAETGHLVFSTVHTTGCQGTINRIVNVFPVDQQEQIRIQLSTNLIAVLSQALCPLKVGKGRVAAYEFMVVTPAISNLIRENKTFRIESAIQTGKGLGMQLLDDHLWELYDSDKISLEEMVEKARQPSMLLEKAEKKLGGRTAEFMKELEGIGPIIGAKE
- the tadA gene encoding Flp pilus assembly complex ATPase component TadA gives rise to the protein MAKDIPIEQLRGRSLGRILVKMGVLTRDKIHQCLAVQKKKGGGVLLGQVMLELAMVDQKQLNKALAAQRGMEFIEMGGMDIDKSVIELVPAQMANAYRVIPLEYSKTDNSMLVAIDSPDNFKATDDLSTLMGYKVRAKVATPTDLDEMLKKYYSKEDESINDLIGQLEGDDFLGEFAGRDHSIDLDELKELAESNPVKKLLNLVLLQAIKDKASDVHFEPFEAEYKMRYRIDGVLYEMIPPPKHIAVAISSRIKVMANLDIAERRMPQDGRIPLTVQGHQVDLRVAILPTMFGESVVLRILDRSQLDLKLENLGLSPRDMETIRLLVQKPNGILIVTGPTGSGKTTTLYSALKELNTIDAKLITTEDPVEYDIDGIIQVQMKPEIGLTFASCLRSILRQDPDVIMVGEIRDLETAQISAQASLTGHLVFTTLHTNDAPSAIARLVDLGLEPFLITATLEGVIAQRLVRKICENCKEAYEPTEEQLMELDLKPDMIQGKKFYYGRGCDQCNNTGYRGRMGLYEIMIFDDDMRQLVMNSASTNVLRNAAKKTGMTTLREKGLKAIFDGITTIEEVVKETAMEEL